Below is a window of Arabidopsis thaliana chromosome 2, partial sequence DNA.
gaaaaacaagaagacgagttaggttttgatattttaactGTTGTTACAGTAAGAAATGCAGAAATAACTTACCGCAGCCAAGTGGGAAACGGTGTTCTCCATAGTAGATAAGGTAGCGAATAGAAGTACCTGTTATGATCATATGAGTATTGGGGTTGAGGCTAAGAATGTTCGAGAAACGTAAGATTTAGCCAGGTTATTTGGTTACCATGAGTAGAACTGGTAGTGCAGAGAGCGAGCAAATACAATGCCGATGAAATTCCCAACAAACATGGCCGTGACGACATCTGCGAATCAAGTGGAATGCCTGTAAGTATGGACATAGGGAAACATAAGCTAAAATAACAGTAAGAGCTTACGTTCTTTCGTAATAATCCGTGAGGCTGATACATCACTGAACGAGAGTGAAGACGGAAGTGTCAAGAAGAAATGCCTAGAACGCATGAAGCCTATAATCCCGCCTTCATGCCTATAAAATCAACATATTAATTACAACTAATGCTAAACACACAAACTGCAACTGCTTTCAAATTGCAGCTGCCTTATGATTGTACGTACTTGCACCACTTATAATTTGCGAACGCCACAAGGAGAAAAAGGTGAGCAATGAGCAAGCATACTGCAAATTCTTTGGACACAAAAACTCGTTCTGGAACAAATTTGAAGTTAACAGACCTGTTGAGAGCTCAAACTAGAGTTAGAGGTCAAAAGACATTTTTAGATCCCATCAACATGTTTTTTAGATTTGGCGGGAGAGAAGCGAACAATACCAGAAATGAATGAAAACACGTCCAAGATCAAAGGCGTTTGCTATGTATGAAACCGGATATGTTATCAGAAACGGCAGTCCCACGAGTATCTGTATAACCATTCATTGACCAGCTGAATGGTACTTCTTGCATAATCAAAACTATAATTCGCTGGATAATGCAACTCACCTATTTACATTGAAGAAACTACAGTTAACAAGTTTCCAAATTGTCTTGGAGAAACAATGCTACGCATACAAATTGGTGAATAAGAAGGCTTATAAGAGATATAGTGAAACCTGAACAAGAGCTGCACCAGCCAAAGCAGACACCACTCCAATGATATTCATGGCCTGTGAATAGTAAAACTTCAcatatgaagaaaaacaatgcTAGAAGAATAATAAAGCAAATCCATAAACTAATTCTCTTCCACGAACATATATACCTTAAGTAGCAGAAGTAACAAAGTTGGAGCATACAAAAGTACATTCATCTTTACAGAAACAGCTCCACTGTATAAAAAGAAGGGTAAGCAGACTAGTCAATCTAAAGAATCGAGAAGCAAAAGCAGCAATCTAACCTGAAAACAAGCATCCCTAGATGCCATTTacgatagagaaagagagccaTTGATGCATGTAGGAGAGTCATGGCAAAACAATCATTAAAGAGACGGAGAACAAAGATTGAATGTATCCTCTTGGATAAACATAGTAGACTTAATGCCCACCATGGCACCTGAAATACGTAAGGATACAAGAAGAGATATCATCACTGAATTCACTAAAATCACTCCCATCATAAACagacaaatcaaaaccaaaatattgttCATTAACATCGTAAATGGACAACGCTTGACAACGTCTACAAATACTTGATGAAAAGAGATAAGAAATAAGTCTTCATTTATACCACATCAGTCTTCACGTAGATGATCAAGACGATCCCCAGATTGACAATGTAGAGAACACCAAAAAGAATCTGCAAAATGTAAGAGAGTAGAATTGAGACAAATGAAGCGATGGATGGATCAAATTCCGCAGCTAATCCAAAGATAGGAGATTCAAAGAGAGGGAATTGCAAGCACCTGAGCAGGGTAGACTTCCCCTCCAGTTAAGTTCTGCACTGCAGAGTAAACATAGAGGAAACCTGCTGGATAAACCAATGGCCCTGTATCGCCTTTCAAGTTCCCATAGTCTCTCTCTCCCCCGAGAAACCCACTAACCTGCCCCAATTAGATAAATTTCACTTAAAGACTACTAGTTTACTTTGAAGAAACCACAGTTGACCATTGACACTTACCTGTGACATGTAAGCATCCCAATCGATCTTCGTGTCTGTTAAAGGCAAATGAcgaaatttggtttaaaaccTATGCAAATGCACATTTCGAGGGATAcgcaagcaaaaaaaaaaaggaggtAAATAGCTCTCACATGGAACATAGGCGATAATAAGTGCGACTAGGATTGCATCAGCAAGAATTAGCGCGAATGCGAATGGAACTGCAGGTTTTTTGAATAGATCGGATCGATTCGTCTCCTTCCCCAGCCGACGGCTACGAGAAGCTCTCAAACTCGCCGGTGATGAGGCGCCCGCCatgaaaacagagcaaatcgCATCAGCGTCTAGCCAACGCCGCGTAACAGACAACTACTTCCATATTACTACTCTTCTAATTAGCCCAAATTAAATGAGCCTATTGGGCTTCTTGTCTTAGTCGGTGTAGAGCCcaattgttgttttattttttaataatgcaAAAGTATTAAGCGATAAATAAATAAGCATCGCAATCGTCCCAAAACTGTGTGTATGCATCAGACATGAGCATATAGAGTAAGCACGTGTCCACACTTTTTCACAAAGttatctaaaaacaaaaaacaattaattagcATTCGACGTGTACATATCACTCGCCACGTGTACAAGAGCCTTGgcctttttgcttcttcttcttgtctatTAATATCATCTCCTGATTATACTCTCTTTTGACCAAGctgcttcttctccatctaTCCAACATCTCAAATCTCAGTAATCTTGTTCCTTCGATTCTGTTTTGGACGTTTGTAATGGATTCTCAGGACATCAGATACCGCGGCGGAGACGACAGAGACGCTGCAACGACGGCTATGGCCGAGACAGAGAGGAAAAGCGCTGACGACAACAAAGGAAAACGCGATCAAAAGAGGGCGATGGCGAAACGTGGTCTCAAGTCTCTGACGGTAGCGGTTGCGGCTCCTGTGCTCGTGACGCTCTTCGCTACGTATTTCCTCGGCACAAGCGACGGATACGGGAATCGAGCTAAGTCCTCGTCGTGGATCCCACCTCTGTGGCTCCTACACACAACGTGTCTCGCTTCTAGTGGTCTGATGGGTTTGGCTGCGTGGCTTGTATGGGTTGACGGTGGCTTCCACAAGAAGCCCAATGCTCTGTATCTTTACTTAGCTCagtttttgctctgtttggTTTGGGATCCGGTTACGTTCCGCGTCGGGTCGGGAGTAGCGGGGCTTGCGGTGTGGTTGGGTCAATCGGCTGCGTTATTCGGATGCTACAAGGCCTTTAATGAGATAAGTCCGGTCGCTGGTAATCTGGTAAAGCCGTGTTTGGCTTGGGCTGCCTTTGTAGCCGCTGTTAATGTAAAGCTTGCAGTCGCGTGAGATCTGTAAACGCTATACGATGATGTTTGTAGAGTCTGAGTCATATGAgtgtttcttgttgtttttgttttttgtgatatatacCATAAAAGATGTCTTTGCGATCCAATGGTCTGGTCATTGTGGAGTAATAGACATGAACATGATATACTTGAGAAATAATGTGATATTGTAGAAGTTTTAAGCGTTGGTCTGAAATCAAACTGTGAGATTCTTAAAAGGCGATCGTTTTACTTTTATGTCGCCGAAACGGAACAAATTCAAACGGTAAAGCCAACTATACTTTGATCAGTTTTGGGTTGGGCCGTTGACACTGTTTTGTGGGCTTCTCAGTCAGTGGTAAACCTAAAATTAATATAGGAACTCGAGGATTAGGGCCCAATCCATTTTAACACGTGATGATATCATGTAAGGTTTGGAGGGAATATACAAAAAGTGGATGAATGATAGCGAACGAGAGGTCCTTGTGCTTTTTTGATTTACCCTCGAGACTCGTGCCGACGGAGTGGCCGTGGCTTTCGTGCAACAGTCTCGACCCATACCTCGACACGTGTTGAAAACGGTCCATTAAGAGTAAGACATCTGTCAATAGGACAGCTGTCCTAGAGGTCACTCGTCTCTCACAATCCAATCCCTTTCGcttaaattaaaactaaaatggAGCATGGCAGCAACATGCCACGTGGCTCACCAGTTTCAAATCTGAGCCGTCCGGTGTGATATAAGTCTttttaaagagagagagagcggtTCGTTTGTCTGCAACGGCACCAAGTCTTTGACAATGGCTGAAGATGAAATAGTAGTCGAAGAAGAGCAATCACAGCCACAGGAGATTACTCCAGTTccaccatcttcttcgtcttcgccTTCGTTAGTGGTGGAAGACGACGATGAGATGAAGCTCAAGCACTTGGAATTCATTCAAGTCGCGGCGGTTTACTTCGCCGCCTGTTTCTCGACCCTCTACGAGTTGGCTAAAGACAACGCTGGTCCACTCAAACTCGGCGTCGAGAACATTGAAGATTGCGTTCGAACCGTGCTTGCTCCATTATACGAAAAATTCCACGACGTTCCTTTCAAGCTTCTCCTTTTCGTCGATCGTAAGGTAACAATCAGAATGTAATTCTTAACTTGAATATCGCTTCGGTTTCATGAGTGAGAGGCAAATGATTTGCTTGGTTTTCAGGTGGACGATGTGTTCTTCGATGTTGAGACATATGTTCCGTCATTGGTGAAGCAAGCTTCTAGCCAAGCGCTCACGGTGGCCACGGAGGTGCAGCGCACCGGCGTTGTGGACACTACCAAGAGCATTGCAAGAAGCGTCCGGGACAAGTACGAGCCAGCGGCAGAGTATTACGCAGCGACGCTGTGGCGTTTACTGAATCAACTGCCGTTGTTCCCTGAAGTTGCGCATTTAGTGATCCCCACGGCGTTTTACTGGTCAGAGAAGTACAACGATGCGGTTCGTTACGTTGGCGACAGAGACTACTTTGGGGCAGAGTATCTACCCATGATTCCTATTGAGAAGATCTCTGATATTTTGGAACAAGATCAGTGTCGAGCTGATTGACTATTTACTCTTCTGAAGCCAAAGATTCCTTCTTCTATAGAGTATATATACTGTAtgtactctgtttttctttcctttctgCAATTTGCTATCCCAAGAGATGTAATCTTTCTTCAATATTTCATTTAAACAACTTTgccttttaataataacaaGAACAAGAGACATAAAGGAAACTGTCCTCTTCAGTCTCAACTTTTATAAAAGACACAAGACCCAAAAAGTAGTATCTGTTTACTAGTAAGGAGAGTGTCTGTT
It encodes the following:
- the ALG3 gene encoding asparagine-linked glycosylation 3 (asparagine-linked glycosylation 3 (ALG3); CONTAINS InterPro DOMAIN/s: Glycosyltransferase, ALG3 (InterPro:IPR007873); Has 35333 Blast hits to 34131 proteins in 2444 species: Archae - 798; Bacteria - 22429; Metazoa - 974; Fungi - 991; Plants - 531; Viruses - 0; Other Eukaryotes - 9610 (source: NCBI BLink).), whose amino-acid sequence is MAGASSPASLRASRSRRLGKETNRSDLFKKPAVPFAFALILADAILVALIIAYVPYTKIDWDAYMSQVSGFLGGERDYGNLKGDTGPLVYPAGFLYVYSAVQNLTGGEVYPAQILFGVLYIVNLGIVLIIYVKTDVVPWWALSLLCLSKRIHSIFVLRLFNDCFAMTLLHASMALFLYRKWHLGMLVFSGAVSVKMNVLLYAPTLLLLLLKAMNIIGVVSALAGAALVQILVGLPFLITYPVSYIANAFDLGRVFIHFWSVNFKFVPERVFVSKEFAVCLLIAHLFLLVAFANYKWCKHEGGIIGFMRSRHFFLTLPSSLSFSDVSASRIITKEHVVTAMFVGNFIGIVFARSLHYQFYSWYFYSLPYLLWRTPFPTWLR
- the ALG3 gene encoding asparagine-linked glycosylation 3; the protein is MAGASSPASLRASRSRRLGKETNRSDLFKKPAVPFAFALILADAILVALIIAYVPYTKIDWDAYMSQVSGFLGGERDYGNLKGDTGPLVYPAGFLYVYSAVQNLTGGEVYPAQILFGVLYIVNLGIVLIIYVKTDVVPWWALSLLCLSKRIHSIFVLRLFNDCFAMTLLHASMALFLYRKWHLGMLVFSGAVSVKMNVLLYAPTLLLLLLKAMNIIGVVSALAGAALVQILVGLPFLITYPVSYIANAFDLGRVFIHFWSVNFKFVPERVFVSKEFAVCLLIAHLFLLVAFANYKWCKHEGGIIGFMRSRHFFLTLPSSLSFSDVSASRIITKEHVVTAMFVGNFIGIVFARSLHYQFYSWYFYSLPYLLWRTPFPTWLRLIMFLGIELCWNVYPSTPSSSGLLLCLHLIIL
- the ALG3 gene encoding asparagine-linked glycosylation 3 (asparagine-linked glycosylation 3 (ALG3); CONTAINS InterPro DOMAIN/s: Glycosyltransferase, ALG3 (InterPro:IPR007873); Has 381 Blast hits to 338 proteins in 173 species: Archae - 2; Bacteria - 2; Metazoa - 149; Fungi - 152; Plants - 35; Viruses - 0; Other Eukaryotes - 41 (source: NCBI BLink).), with product MAGASSPASLRASRSRRLGKETNRSDLFKKPAVPFAFALILADAILVALIIAYVPYTKIDWDAYMSQVSGFLGGERDYGNLKGDTGPLVYPAGFLYVYSAVQNLTGGEVYPAQILFGVLYIVNLGIVLIIYVKTDVVPWWALSLLCLSKRIHSIFVLRLFNDCFAMTLLHASMALFLYRKWHLGMLVFSGAVSVKMNVLLYAPTLLLLLLKAMNIIGVVSALAGAALVQILVGLPFLITYPVSYIANAFDLGRVFIHFWSVNFKFVPERVFVSKEFAVCLLIAHLFLLVAFANYKWCKHEGGIIGFMRSRHFFLTLPSSLSFSDVSASRIITKEHVVTAMFVGNFIGIVFARSLHYQFYSWYFYSLPYLLWRTPFPTWLRLIMFLGIELCWNVYPSTPSSSGLLLCLHLIILHRT
- the ALG3 gene encoding asparagine-linked glycosylation 3 (asparagine-linked glycosylation 3 (ALG3); CONTAINS InterPro DOMAIN/s: Glycosyltransferase, ALG3 (InterPro:IPR007873); Has 35333 Blast hits to 34131 proteins in 2444 species: Archae - 798; Bacteria - 22429; Metazoa - 974; Fungi - 991; Plants - 531; Viruses - 0; Other Eukaryotes - 9610 (source: NCBI BLink).) — protein: MAGASSPASLRASRSRRLGKETNRSDLFKKPAVPFAFALILADAILVALIIAYVPYTKIDWDAYMSQVSGFLGGERDYGNLKGDTGPLVYPAGFLYVYSAVQNLTGGEVYPAQILFGVLYIVNLGIVLIIYVKTDVPWWALSLLCLSKRIHSIFVLRLFNDCFAMTLLHASMALFLYRKWHLGMLVFSGAVSVKMNVLLYAPTLLLLLLKAMNIIGVVSALAGAALVQILVGLPFLITYPVSYIANAFDLGRVFIHFWSVNFKFVPERVFVSKEFAVCLLIAHLFLLVAFANYKWCKHEGGIIGFMRSRHFFLTLPSSLSFSDVSASRIITKEHVVTAMFVGNFIGIVFARSLHYQFYSWYFYSLPYLLWRTPFPTWLRLIMFLGIELCWNVYPSTPSSSGLLLCLHLIILVGLWLAPSVDPYQLKEHPKSQIHKKA
- the ALG3 gene encoding asparagine-linked glycosylation 3, which gives rise to MAGASSPASLRASRSRRLGKETNRSDLFKKPAVPFAFALILADAILVALIIAYVPYTKIDWDAYMSQVSGFLGGERDYGNLKGDTGPLVYPAGFLYVYSAVQNLTGGEVYPAQILFGVLYIVNLGIVLIIYVKTDVVPWWALSLLCLSKRIHSIFVLRLFNDCFAMTLLHASMALFLYRKWHLGMLVFSGAVSVKMNVLLYAPTLLLLLLKAMNIIGVVSALAGAALVQILVGLPFLITYPVSYIANAFDLGRVFIHFWSVNFKFVPERVFVSKEFAVCLLIAHLFLLVAFANYKWCKHEGGIIGFMRSRHFFLTLPSSLSFSDVSASRIITKEHVVTAMFVGNFIGIVFARSLHYQFYSWYFYSLPYLLWRTPFPTWLRLIMFLGIELCWNVYPSTPSSSGLLLCLHLIILVGLWLAPSVDPYQLKEHPKSQIHKKA
- the TSPO gene encoding TSPO(outer membrane tryptophan-rich sensory protein)-like protein (TSPO(outer membrane tryptophan-rich sensory protein)-related (TSPO); CONTAINS InterPro DOMAIN/s: TspO/MBR-related protein (InterPro:IPR004307); Has 567 Blast hits to 567 proteins in 188 species: Archae - 24; Bacteria - 226; Metazoa - 151; Fungi - 6; Plants - 53; Viruses - 0; Other Eukaryotes - 107 (source: NCBI BLink).), producing the protein MDSQDIRYRGGDDRDAATTAMAETERKSADDNKGKRDQKRAMAKRGLKSLTVAVAAPVLVTLFATYFLGTSDGYGNRAKSSSWIPPLWLLHTTCLASSGLMGLAAWLVWVDGGFHKKPNALYLYLAQFLLCLVWDPVTFRVGSGVAGLAVWLGQSAALFGCYKAFNEISPVAGNLVKPCLAWAAFVAAVNVKLAVA
- a CDS encoding Rubber elongation factor protein (REF) (Rubber elongation factor protein (REF); CONTAINS InterPro DOMAIN/s: Rubber elongation factor (InterPro:IPR008802); BEST Arabidopsis thaliana protein match is: Rubber elongation factor protein (REF) (TAIR:AT3G05500.1); Has 126 Blast hits to 126 proteins in 21 species: Archae - 0; Bacteria - 0; Metazoa - 0; Fungi - 0; Plants - 126; Viruses - 0; Other Eukaryotes - 0 (source: NCBI BLink).) produces the protein MAEDEIVVEEEQSQPQEITPVPPSSSSSPSLVVEDDDEMKLKHLEFIQVAAVYFAACFSTLYELAKDNAGPLKLGVENIEDCVRTVLAPLYEKFHDVPFKLLLFVDRKVDDVFFDVETYVPSLVKQASSQALTVATEVQRTGVVDTTKSIARSVRDKYEPAAEYYAATLWRLLNQLPLFPEVAHLVIPTAFYWSEKYNDAVRYVGDRDYFGAEYLPMIPIEKISDILEQDQCRAD